In the Emys orbicularis isolate rEmyOrb1 chromosome 3, rEmyOrb1.hap1, whole genome shotgun sequence genome, one interval contains:
- the PSMB1 gene encoding proteasome subunit beta type-1, with product MLSTAGYAEPRPGMGDQFGAPVQHRFSPYTFNGGTVLAIAGEDFSIVASDTRLSEGYAIHSRDSPKCYKLTDQTVVGCTGFHGDCLTLTKIIEARLKMYKHSNNKTMTTGAIAAMLSTILYSRRFFPYYVYNIIGGLDEEGKGAVYSFDPVGSYQRDAFKAGGSASAMLQPLLDNQVGFKNMQNVEHVPLSLEKAMQLVKDVFISAAERDVYTGDALKISIVTKDGIKEETLQLRKD from the exons ATGTTGTCCACAGCCGGCTACGCGGAGCCCAGGCCCGGGATGGGGGACCAGTTCGGCGCCCCCGTGCAGCACCGGTTCTCCCCCTACACCTTCAACGGAGG GACGGTGTTGGCAATTGCTGGAGAAGACTTTTCTATTGTTGCCTCAGACACGCGACTGAGTGAAGGTTATGCAATTCACAGCCGGGATAGTCCAAAATGCTATAAACT AACAGATCAAACAGTCGTTGGATGCACTGGTTTTCATGGAGACTGCCTTACACTGACTAAAATTATCGAAGCAAGACTAAAG ATGTACAAGCATTCCAATAACAAGACCATGACTACTGGGGCTATTGCAGCGATGCTGTCTACAATCCTGTATTCTCGACGCTTCTTTCCTTACTACGTTTACAACATCATTGGTGGGCTCGATGAAGAAG gGAAGGGAGCAGTGTATAGCTTTGACCCAGTAGGTTCATACCAGAGAGATGCCTTCAAAGCTGGTGGTTCAGCAAGTGCCATGCTACAGCCCCTACTTGACAACCAG GTTGGCTTCAAGAATATGCAAAATGTGGAGCATGTACCTTTGTCCCTGGAAAAGGCTATGCAACTAGTTAAAGATGTCTTTATTTCTGCAGCTGAGAGAGATGTATACACTGGAGATGCACTTAAGATCTCCATTGTCACAAAAGATGGTATTAAGGAGGAGACACTTCAATTACGGAAAGACTAA